One region of Chlorogloeopsis sp. ULAP01 genomic DNA includes:
- a CDS encoding glycosyltransferase: protein MNKFISVADAAKVGYVLKRYPRYSETFVVSEILAHEAAGLNIQIFALHPPLDGHFQDIIAQVRSPVTYLFSHDLRGSTLWSLLEAASQILPNLWNKLELAQGEDVHRVHKAIQLACIARQQNFTHLHAHFATSATVVARLASHFAEIPYTFTTHAKDIFHESVVPAEYERKLTDATAAITVSDYNLHYLQQTYGAAAKKVQRIYNGLDLQRFPFTSAQHRPHKIVAVGRLVEKKGFAVLIDACKVLVERDISFTCEIVGAGEQEADLHTQIETLGLQQKVKLIGLRPQGEVVELVKSAAVFAAPCVVAADSNRDGLPTVLLEAMALGTPCISTDLTGIPEVLRHQETGLMVPQHNPFALADAIAQLLQNPDLRVRLATQARQLIEQEFDIHRNAAQLRTVFRAAASVNTVAA from the coding sequence ATGAATAAATTTATATCTGTTGCCGATGCTGCCAAAGTGGGATATGTGCTCAAGCGATATCCCCGCTATTCTGAAACCTTTGTTGTTTCTGAAATTCTGGCACACGAAGCGGCTGGTTTAAACATACAAATTTTTGCGCTCCATCCTCCCTTAGATGGACATTTTCAAGACATTATTGCTCAGGTGCGATCGCCTGTTACCTATTTATTTTCCCACGATCTCAGGGGCAGTACCCTGTGGAGCCTTTTAGAAGCAGCTAGTCAAATCCTTCCCAATTTGTGGAACAAGCTGGAATTAGCCCAAGGCGAAGATGTGCATCGAGTGCATAAAGCGATTCAGCTTGCCTGTATTGCTCGACAACAAAACTTCACCCACTTACACGCCCACTTTGCGACATCAGCGACAGTTGTAGCACGCTTGGCAAGTCATTTTGCAGAAATTCCCTATACCTTTACTACGCACGCCAAAGATATCTTTCATGAAAGCGTTGTTCCGGCGGAATATGAACGCAAATTGACTGATGCCACAGCAGCAATCACCGTCAGCGACTACAATCTGCACTATCTTCAGCAAACTTATGGTGCAGCAGCCAAAAAAGTGCAGCGTATTTATAACGGCTTAGATTTGCAGCGATTTCCGTTTACATCTGCGCAGCATCGTCCTCACAAAATCGTGGCAGTGGGACGATTGGTGGAGAAGAAAGGATTTGCAGTGTTGATTGATGCCTGTAAAGTTTTGGTTGAGCGCGACATTTCCTTCACCTGTGAAATTGTGGGAGCGGGCGAGCAGGAAGCTGATTTGCACACTCAAATTGAGACATTGGGATTACAACAGAAGGTGAAATTGATTGGTCTGCGTCCGCAGGGCGAAGTGGTAGAACTGGTAAAGTCGGCTGCTGTTTTTGCCGCTCCCTGTGTGGTGGCAGCAGACAGTAATCGAGATGGTTTACCGACAGTCTTACTAGAAGCAATGGCATTGGGAACGCCGTGCATTTCCACAGATTTGACTGGAATTCCAGAAGTACTGCGTCACCAAGAAACAGGATTAATGGTGCCACAACACAATCCGTTTGCCCTGGCAGATGCGATCGCCCAACTGTTGCAAAATCCTGATTTGCGAGTGCGGCTGGCAACCCAAGCCAGACAACTAATTGAACAAGAATTTGATATTCACCGCAATGCGGCTCAACTG